The uncultured Bacteroides sp. DNA segment TAAGCTATGATAAGTAGTGATAAGTTGGATTTTCTAATTCCATGCTTCTTGGTAGAAAGAGAGATATTTAGCCAATCATCACAACTGTCAGTAAATCAAACAATAGACTCGCCAGGAACCTCAATGAAGCCTCCGAAATGACTTGTAACAAGTTGTTTCGGAGGCTTTTCTTTTTTGGAGGGGCGGAATGCCAAGAAAGTCACAAACATCAGACTATCAGATATTTAATTACATATATCATTATTTAAAATAGTCTATCAAAATTTCGCTATTACTATTATCAAAGAAATGATGGAATTGTTATATCTTCAGAACGCTCAAAATTTTAGCGGAATCGGATATACTTACCGTCTCGAGATTGTTAGGTCATGCTGATATTAAGACGACAATAATATATTTCAACGACACTAAGAAGCTGATAGATAATCATGCGAAGAAAGGCAAGTTGTTTGAGTACAAATAATATTGATACAAAGATTAAATAAGTTATAGACATGGATAGCTCTTTTCTCGTTTTGACATAACACTATCCATATTTTAATTTTTAAAGATAAAAAAAATAACTCGAATCTAAAGACCCGAGCTAGAGTTTACACAATATATTGGATAGTGCCTTTTTTATTCACAAAGGTCGAACTTTCCCAAGCTCGGCCTTTGATATTTCCTAGAGTTTTTGTAACTTTAGGTATTCAAAAAATCATATGACAAAGTTACATTTTCGCCCGTATGTACCTATCCGGGTTGTCAGTGTCTTGGTTGATAGTCTTGACCTTAGTAACATTAAGGCTCTTTATAAAGAATATGGCCGCAGTCTCTATGATCCGCAGATGATGCTCAAGGTGATTATCTACGCCTATATGAACAACGTTTATTCCTGTCGCAAGATAGAGAAACTACTTCTTCGCGACATCCATTATATCTGGCTTGGCGGGTATGAAAAACCAGACTTCATAACCATTAACCGTTTCCGTAATTGGGTAAAGCATGAAATTAATCATGTCTTCACCGAACTTGTCCTTCTGCTTGCCGGCAAAGGCTATGTCAGTCTGGATGTGGAATACATCGATGGGACTAAGATTGAATCCAAAGCCAACAAATATACCTTTGTATGGCGCAAAAGCATGGAGAAGAACCGAACCAAACTTCTTAATAAAATAAGAATCCTGCTTGAACAGATTGACGATACTATCGCCCAGGATAAAGCTACAGAGAATGAATCCGTAGAGTTTACTCCGGCAGCCATCTCCGATCTTGCCCGGGAGTTGAAAGAAGCGCTGGCAGAGCAACCCGCAGTCAAGACCAAGGAAGAAAAGAGAGCACGGCTGGCAAGGGAAAAAGAAATAAAAGAATTAGAGAAGCACGGCGATAAACTTGCTAAATATGAGCGGCATCTGCAAACACTTGGGGATCGTAATTCTTATTCTAAAAGTGGTCATTCAGCCACATTTATGCGTATGAAAGAGGATGCGATGAACAACGGCTAGACCAAACCCGGCTACAACTTACAAATAGGAACAGAGAACCAATTCATCACCGGCTTTTCCCTATTCCCCAATCCTACAGACACATTAACCCTCATACCTTTCGTTAGCCCGTTTTCCGAACGTTACAATCGACTTCCCCGTACAGCGGTTGCCGACTCAGGTTATGGATCAGAGGAGAATTATCGCTTCATGGAAGAACATGAAATTGAGGCTTTTGTTAAATACAACTGGTTCCACAAAGAGCAGAAGCGTTCGTTTAGGAATAATCCTTTTTTGGTGGATAACTTATATTACAATGCTAAAGATGATTACTATGTTTGCCCCATGGGTCAGCATATGACTTTTGTGGGTAAGACCCATGGAAAGACTGCTAGCGGATATGTTACCGAATCATATCGCTACAGGGCAGAAAGATGCGAAGGATGCCCACTTCGGACAGGATGCTTCAAAGCTAAGGGAAATCGCACCATCGAAGTTAACCACAGACTCTTGGGATATAAACGCAAGACTCGTGAGAAGCTGATGTCGGAAGAAGGACTTGAACACAGATCCAAACGACCTATAGAACCTGAAGCCGTGTTTGGACAAATGAAATACAATATGGCATACCGTCGATTCCGCCACTTCGGACTCGATAAAGTCACCATGGACTTTGCCTTCTTTGCCATAGCTTTCAACATAAAAAAGATGTGCGCAAAAGTAGCTAAGGGGGGATCAAAGGGATTTAATAACACGAAAAGAGGTCTGAAAACAGCGTATTATCAGAAGATAAGCTATCAAAATCAAATCGAAAAAGCAATCGACCAAAAATGGGCCGCTTGAAACTATTTTGAAGAAATAAACATAAAAAGAAAGAGGGTGAATCAAAAGCTTAGTTTTGACACACCCTCCTCTTATCAATACATTATATTTTGTACAACGAAAGAAAACCATCTATGCAAAGGAAATAGCTCTTTTACAAGATATTTTCAGCAGGGAGATGGCTCATTCCTTCGATGTTTAAGTGATTAATCTTCGAACATGCGGCTTCTGGCGAGCATGCATGCTCCTACGATTCCTGCACGGTCTTTCAGTTTTGAAGTCATGATGACCGAGTCTTTGTTGACCAGGTTTAAAGAGTATTTCCGAATAGCTGTTTTGATGGGCTGAGTAATATAATCTTCTGTTAATGACAGGGTACCACCAATAATGACCAGTTCCGGATTGAATATGTTGATCAGTCCCGCAATCTGTTTACCCAGTTTTTGCCCTATCTCCTCAACGATTTCGATGCATAGCACATCTTCTTTGGCAACTGCTGAAATAATTTCATCGAGTGTTAGCGGGTTTTCGTTTTCTGTTGCCACTCGTTCTGTTAGAATTGAATTCTCGCCATTTCGTACTCGTTCGAGCAAAATTCGATGAAGCGCAGCTCCTGACGCCTCCGTTTCCAGGCAACCTTTCTTGCCACAGTGGCAGATAATCTCATTATCGAATGTGTTGACGTGTCCGAACTCTCCGGCAAATCCCGATTTTCCGTTGTACACTTTTCCATCGATGATGATGCCAATACCGACTCCCCAACTTACGTTGATGAAGATGATATCTTTTTCTCCCTTTACACATCCTTGCATGTATTCGCCATAAGTCATCGCACGTGTGTCATTGTCTATGGTAACCTTGTATTTAAGCTTTTCGGTCAGAACCTCGGCAAGTGGACGTTCTTCAAAGTTAAACAGGCTGAAGCTATATCCGGACTCAGGATTCACACGTCCAGAGATATTGAAGTTGATATTTAAAATCTTCTCCTTATTAATTGTTAGCTTTTTGATGAAGTTTAGGACAATCTTACATAATTCGTTCATTCCTTCAATAGAGTTTTCAAGCTTATAAGGAATGTTCATTTTAAGCTCCGCCATATCGCCTTTGAAGTTGATGATACCAATGTTAATAGCGAATTTTTTAATATCTACTCCGATGAAGTAACCTGATTCCGGATTCAGTCCATATAAACTTGGATGTCTGCCGCCACTCGTTTCAAGCTTTCCATAGTCATTAAGATATCCGTCCTCGCACATTTCGCCAATGAACTTAGTGACGGTGGGCACACTCAAGTCCAGCTCTTTCGATAGATCCGTTATGGTAGAGCTACCATTATATATATAATGTGTAATGATGCGCTTTTTGACAAGTGCATTTTTAGATCCCATCTCTATCTCTTTGAGGAATTGTTGGTTCATAACTTAATTTGTTGTGCGTTTCATGCAAATATACCAAATAATTTTAATAACCCTCCTCTTTGATGTCATTTTGTTTATTTGTAGAGACTCTGTCTGCCTCTTAAATACCGTTGATTGCTGCAAATGAAAAGATTCTATTCTTTTATAATCCTTGTTTTGAGTTAAATAAGGAGGGTTTTATAAACATAACCAATAAAATTGCACTTATATAATAAAATAATTTATTATTTATTGCTTGTTTAATAAAAGTGTGTATATTTGCATTTGGAGAACCACCTTAATACTTTACTTATTTTTTTAAAGTCTTAATTATATGAAAACAAACGATCGTAGAGACTTCCTGAAAAAAGCAGCTTTAGCCGGAGCTTCGGCCTTAGTAGAATTCTCTCATTTTATGAGTCCGCAATCGGCTTACTTACAAGCCGGTCACCTTTACGACAGATATAAAGAATACTTTCAAATAAAATGATGCAGATGAATTCACAAGTTAACACGGGATATTTAATTTTTCTGTCTGTAGTAGCTGCATTGGGAGGCTTTCTATTTGGATATGACACGGCTGTAATTTCCGGAACGATTGCTCAGGTTACTACTCTTTTCCATCTGGATGCTATGCAACAAGGCTGGTATGTGGGTTGCGCTTTGGTAGGATCTATCATTGGAGTCTTATCTGCCGGAGTTTTAAGTGATCATATTGGTAGAAAGAAAACGATGCTTATTTCTGCTATCTTATTTTCCGCTTCCGGCATAGGTTGTGCTTTATGTTCTAATTTCGACCAGCTGGTTGTTTATCGTATTATTGGTGGAGTAGGAATAGGCATTGTCTCTATTATTTCACCATTGTATATATCGGAAGTTTCTGTACCGCAATATCGGGGCCGATTGGTTTCTTTGTATCAATTAGCAGTAACAGTTGGTTTCTTAGGCGCTTACTTAATGAACTATCAATTAATGTTATGGGCTGAAACGGGAGTTATTTCAGGTACTCCACTACTTGACAAAATCTTTGTTTCAGAAATATGGCGAGGCATGCTTGGGATGGAATCATTACCGGCTGTATTCTTTTTCCTTATCATTTTCTTTATACCTGAAAGTCCACGTTGGCTCATCTTAAAAGGTCAGGATGCAAAGGCAAACAATATTCTTGTTCGTATCTATAACTCAGTGGGAGAAGCTAAAAATCAAGTAGGTATTACCCGCCAGGTTGTTGATGCTGATACAAAATCAGAATGGTCATCGTTGATGAAACCGGGTATTTTAAAAGCTGTTGTGATAGGTGTATGTATAGCAATATTAGGCCAGTTTATGGGCGTGAACGCTGTACTCTATTATGGACCGACTATCTTTGAAAATGCAGGTCTTTCCGGTGGTGACTCTCTTTTTTATCAAGTACTTGTCGGACTTGTCAATATGCTCACCACAGTTCTTGCAGTGTTCATAATAGATAAGGTGGGAAGAAAAAGCCTTGTGTATTATGGCGTTTCGGGAATGATACTCTCATTACTGCTAATTGCTTTCTATTTTATGGCAGGCGAATCGATGGGTATCCCGAATGTTTTCTTATTAATATTCTTTCTCTTTTATATATTCTGTTGTGCCATATCCATTTGCGCAGTGGTATGGGTGTTATTATCAGAAATGTATCCTATAAAGGTAAGAGGCTTGGCCATGTCTATAGCCGGATTTTCTTTATGGGTGGGTACTTATCTCATCGGACAGTTAACCCCCTGGATGCTCCAAAATCTTTCCCCCGCCGGAACATTCATTCTGTTTGCTGTGATGTGTATCCCATACATGCTGATCGTCTGGAAGTTTGTACCTGAGACTACCGGAAAGTCTCTTGAAGAAATTGAAAAATATTGGAATAAATAAATCGACCTTAATCGTATAAATACAAATTAAATGATGGTTTTTAAAGAATTGGCGGCACAGTACAAAACTGAGTTGCTTGACGGAGTCTTACCTTTTTGGCTCAATAATTCTCAGGATAAAGAGTTTGGAGGCTATTTTACTTGCCTTGACAGAGACGGCAGTGTATTCGACACAGATAAGTTTGTGTGGTTGCAAGGGCGTGAAGTCTGGATGTTCTCAATGCTTTACAATAAAGTGGAAAAGCGGAAAGAATGGTTGGACTGTGCTGTTCAGGGAGGAGAGTTTCTGAAGAAATTTGGTCATGATGGGAATTATAATTGGTACTTCTCTCTTGATAGAGAGGGACGGCCCTTGGTGGAGCCATACAATATCTTTTCATATACCTTTGCTACAATGGCTTTTGGGCAATTGAGCCTTGCTACGGGTAATCAGGAATATGCAGATATTGCGAAGAAGACCTTTGAAATTATCCTTTCGAAAGTAGAGAACCCGAAAGGTAAGTGGAACAAGCTGCATCCGGGCACACGTGATTTGAAGAATTTTGCATTGCCTATGATCCTTTGTAATCTGGCCTTGGAGATTGAACATCTACTGGATGAAGACTACTTAAAGCAGACTATCGAAACATGCATACACGAAGTGATGGATGTCTTCTATCGTCCTGAATTAGGGGGGATTATTATTGAAAATGTAACGACCGACGGTCAGTTATCCAACACTTTTGATGGACGGTTGGTTAATCCCGGTCACTCCATTGAAGCCATGTGGTTTATCATGGATCTGGGTAAGAGGCTGAATCGTCCTGACTTGATAGAAAAGGCTAAAGACATCACCTTGACCATGGTAAAATATGGTTGGGATGAGCAGTATGGAGGCATCTTCTATTTTAAAGATCGTTTAGGTTGTCCTCCTCAACAACTAGAGTGGGATCAAAAACTATGGTGGGTACACATCGAAACCCTCATCTCGTTGTTAAAAGGTTATCAGCTAACTGGTTCACAAGAATGCTTGGAGTGGTTTGAAAAAGTACATGATTATGTCTGGACTCATTTCAAAGATCCTGAATATTCAGAGTGGTTTGGTTATCTTGATAGAAGAGGAGAGGTGCTATTACCCTTGAAAGGTGGCAAGTGGAAAGGATGTTTCCATGTACCCAGAGGGTTGTATCAGTGCTGGAAAGTGCTGGAAGAATTGTAACTTCTAAATTTTAAATCAATAAATCATTAATCTTAAAAATTTATCCTATGACAGAGTCTAACTCTTATTTGAAGAAATCTAGACTAGCAAAGGCTCTTCTGCTTTTGCTATTTGCACTTTTTTCTTGCTCACTAACCGGGCAGGCACAAAGTGTTGTGAAGGGTACGGTGACCGATGCTTCGGGCGAACCTGTTATTGGTGCAAGTGTTATTGCTAAGGGTAATAGTAATAACGGAACTATTACGGACATTAATGGGCATTACAATATTACAGCCAATGCTAAAGATGTTTTGGTATTCTCGTATATTGGCATGCTCACTCAGGAAATTAAAGTGGCAGGTAACAAAGTGATTAATGTCGTGCTAAGGGATGATGTTAAGGCATTGGATGAAGTCATTGTTGTGGGCTATGGTAGTCAGAAAAAATCCTCACTGACAGGTGCAGTTGCTGCAATGAAAGGGGATGAACTAAGGAAATTATCATCAACTAATCTTACTCAGGTTCTGGCCGGAAAATTGCCGGGTATCTCTTCCTTGCAAACATCTGGAGAGCCGGGTTTAGACGGTGCATCGTTGCGTATTCGTGGTTCTATATATGATGTGACTTTCATTGTGGATGGCTTTCCCCGTAAAATTGGTGAGATAGATCCGAATGATGTTGAAAGCATTTCAGTGTTGAAAGATGCTTCGTCTGCAGCTGTTTATGGATTGAAAGCTGCTGGTGGTATTATTATTGTTACTACGAAAAAAGGTACAGAAGGAAAGTCGGAAATAACTTATGATGCTTCTTTCGGTGCTTCGATGAACGCTAATTTTCCTCAATTCATGAATGGTCCCCAGTTTGCTTACTACTATAACTTGGGCGATATGATGGATAAGATGGGAAATGGTGTTATTAAGGATGCTAGTGAATATACTCCTGTTTTTTCCAAACAGAATGTTCAGGATATGTTAACCAACTCTAACGGTTGGGGTAATGTGAATTACATTGATAAAGTGTTTGGTACAGGCTTCAATCAGAAACATAATGTATCGATTAAAGGAGGAACAGATAAAATGCGTTATTTTGCTTCTGTCGGTTATTTGGGGCAAGAAGGGAATATCGATAATTTCTACTATAACCGTTATAATCTTCGTACCAATCTTGAGGCTAAAGTAGCAAATAATGTTACATTATCATTAAATGTTTCCGGTAAATCAAGCAAACGCCATACTCCCGGATATGCTTCCGGTGGTACAGATTCTGACTCAGGTCTAGGTGAACAGGGCTGGATGTCTATTGCCAATCAAACTCTTCGCATGCATCCGTATGTACAAGAAACCTATAATGGAAGTTATTCTGCTACGGCTAATAGTAGTGGACAAGCAAATAGTCCATTGGCTGG contains these protein-coding regions:
- a CDS encoding ROK family transcriptional regulator, whose amino-acid sequence is MNQQFLKEIEMGSKNALVKKRIITHYIYNGSSTITDLSKELDLSVPTVTKFIGEMCEDGYLNDYGKLETSGGRHPSLYGLNPESGYFIGVDIKKFAINIGIINFKGDMAELKMNIPYKLENSIEGMNELCKIVLNFIKKLTINKEKILNINFNISGRVNPESGYSFSLFNFEERPLAEVLTEKLKYKVTIDNDTRAMTYGEYMQGCVKGEKDIIFINVSWGVGIGIIIDGKVYNGKSGFAGEFGHVNTFDNEIICHCGKKGCLETEASGAALHRILLERVRNGENSILTERVATENENPLTLDEIISAVAKEDVLCIEIVEEIGQKLGKQIAGLINIFNPELVIIGGTLSLTEDYITQPIKTAIRKYSLNLVNKDSVIMTSKLKDRAGIVGACMLARSRMFED
- a CDS encoding sugar porter family MFS transporter produces the protein MNSQVNTGYLIFLSVVAALGGFLFGYDTAVISGTIAQVTTLFHLDAMQQGWYVGCALVGSIIGVLSAGVLSDHIGRKKTMLISAILFSASGIGCALCSNFDQLVVYRIIGGVGIGIVSIISPLYISEVSVPQYRGRLVSLYQLAVTVGFLGAYLMNYQLMLWAETGVISGTPLLDKIFVSEIWRGMLGMESLPAVFFFLIIFFIPESPRWLILKGQDAKANNILVRIYNSVGEAKNQVGITRQVVDADTKSEWSSLMKPGILKAVVIGVCIAILGQFMGVNAVLYYGPTIFENAGLSGGDSLFYQVLVGLVNMLTTVLAVFIIDKVGRKSLVYYGVSGMILSLLLIAFYFMAGESMGIPNVFLLIFFLFYIFCCAISICAVVWVLLSEMYPIKVRGLAMSIAGFSLWVGTYLIGQLTPWMLQNLSPAGTFILFAVMCIPYMLIVWKFVPETTGKSLEEIEKYWNK
- a CDS encoding AGE family epimerase/isomerase; translated protein: MVFKELAAQYKTELLDGVLPFWLNNSQDKEFGGYFTCLDRDGSVFDTDKFVWLQGREVWMFSMLYNKVEKRKEWLDCAVQGGEFLKKFGHDGNYNWYFSLDREGRPLVEPYNIFSYTFATMAFGQLSLATGNQEYADIAKKTFEIILSKVENPKGKWNKLHPGTRDLKNFALPMILCNLALEIEHLLDEDYLKQTIETCIHEVMDVFYRPELGGIIIENVTTDGQLSNTFDGRLVNPGHSIEAMWFIMDLGKRLNRPDLIEKAKDITLTMVKYGWDEQYGGIFYFKDRLGCPPQQLEWDQKLWWVHIETLISLLKGYQLTGSQECLEWFEKVHDYVWTHFKDPEYSEWFGYLDRRGEVLLPLKGGKWKGCFHVPRGLYQCWKVLEEL